From Deltaproteobacteria bacterium, one genomic window encodes:
- a CDS encoding DUF2586 family protein codes for MPFGGINATRTAGELNRLPEDVSGRALLAGVTSKDGDAGRVFFLGRDVNLRSVLGRGSLADLAIDHYVELNARKPAIGVKADPSIPGVLGALSITGTSGGTAALSGDPAEDFELVAVITKAGQRGTAMVKISFDGGDTFLPSALIPSDGAIEIADTGVTITFTNHESVDPSFLAGDTWTATVKGPAASAADIVEALDAAIEANPDLDFEFVAVAGPSSAADWAAYEQWSFDRAVSGKPCFFVCELAGRDYEDEEEDMDSWVSASRNEANSFATDRVAVVAGPVEVSRQGRTEHASPLGVFGSRIQAVTVNRQMSRVLDGKAAAIVRVDKAFTNTHALFLHDARINTVRRHNGHRSWYWSHARTLAEDGSPYQSLPTVRALDKLVRLALFAATFSFGDDSSPLEGDGAGLGLLVANVKNAIVNGMVNRTPSELVAVSVEIAPTTNLAADGKAIVVVKAQPVDHIEDIEIQIGVTSQLVTR; via the coding sequence ATGCCCTTCGGCGGAATCAACGCGACGAGGACCGCAGGTGAACTGAACCGGCTTCCGGAGGATGTCTCCGGCCGCGCGCTGCTCGCCGGAGTCACCTCGAAGGACGGCGACGCGGGCCGGGTTTTTTTCCTCGGCCGTGACGTGAATCTCCGGTCGGTGCTGGGACGCGGATCGCTCGCCGACCTCGCCATCGACCACTACGTGGAACTGAACGCCCGCAAACCGGCCATCGGCGTCAAGGCCGATCCGAGCATTCCCGGAGTGCTGGGCGCGCTGTCGATAACCGGAACCAGCGGCGGAACGGCCGCGCTCTCCGGAGACCCCGCGGAAGATTTCGAGCTCGTGGCCGTCATCACGAAGGCGGGCCAGCGCGGCACCGCGATGGTGAAAATCTCCTTCGACGGCGGCGACACGTTCCTGCCGTCGGCGCTCATCCCGTCGGACGGCGCCATTGAGATCGCGGACACCGGCGTGACGATCACCTTCACGAACCACGAGTCAGTAGACCCGAGCTTCCTCGCGGGGGACACCTGGACCGCCACGGTCAAGGGCCCGGCGGCCAGCGCCGCCGACATCGTGGAGGCGCTCGACGCCGCCATCGAGGCCAACCCCGATCTCGACTTCGAATTCGTCGCCGTGGCCGGTCCGTCGTCGGCGGCCGACTGGGCGGCCTACGAACAGTGGTCCTTCGACCGGGCTGTCTCCGGAAAGCCCTGCTTTTTCGTCTGCGAACTGGCGGGCCGGGACTACGAGGACGAAGAAGAGGACATGGACTCCTGGGTGAGCGCGTCCCGGAACGAGGCGAACAGCTTCGCCACCGACCGCGTGGCCGTCGTCGCCGGACCGGTCGAAGTGAGCCGACAGGGCCGCACCGAGCACGCCAGCCCGCTCGGCGTCTTCGGATCGCGCATCCAGGCCGTCACCGTCAACCGGCAGATGAGCCGGGTGCTCGACGGCAAGGCCGCCGCCATCGTGCGCGTCGACAAGGCGTTCACGAACACGCATGCGCTGTTCCTGCACGACGCCCGGATCAACACCGTCCGCCGCCACAATGGCCACCGGTCGTGGTACTGGAGCCATGCGCGGACGCTCGCCGAGGACGGCAGCCCCTACCAGTCGCTGCCCACGGTGCGGGCGCTCGACAAGCTGGTCCGGCTGGCGCTGTTCGCCGCGACGTTCAGTTTCGGGGACGATTCGTCTCCGCTCGAGGGTGACGGCGCCGGACTCGGGCTGCTCGTGGCCAACGTGAAGAACGCCATCGTGAACGGGATGGTGAACCGGACGCCGTCCGAGCTCGTCGCGGTCAGTGTCGAGATCGCCCCCACGACGAATCTCGCCGCCGACGGCAAGGCCATCGTCGTCGTGAAGGCGCAGCCGGTGGACCACATCGAGGACATCGAGATCCAGATCGGCGTAACGAGCCAACTGGTCACGCGATGA